A stretch of the Buchananella sp. 14KM1171 genome encodes the following:
- the typA gene encoding translational GTPase TypA has translation MPQRENLRNVAIVAHVDHGKTTLVDAMLWQAGAFKAHDAEKAGERVMDSGDLEREKGITILAKNTAIHYTGPSALERGLTEGVTINVIDTPGHADFGGEVERGLSMVDGVVLLVDASEGPLPQTRFVLRKALAARLPVIIVVNKVDRPDSRITEVVGEATDLLLGLASDLADEVEVDLDALLDVPVIYASAKAQRADTVQPADGTLPTNTDLEPLFATILERIPGPTYEEGAPLQAHVTNLDASPFLGRLALLRIHNGTLKKGQNVAWYRQDGTSQTVRISELLRTEALERVPALEAHAGDIVAVAGIENIMIGESLVDVEDPRPLPLITVDDPAISMTIGINTSPLAGRVKGAKVTARQVKDRLDRELIGNVSLRVLPTDRPDAWEVQGRGELALAILVEQMRREGFELTVGKPQVVTKTVDGKVMEPVERMTIDVPEEHLGAVTQLMAARKGRMETMSNHGTGWIRMEFLVPARGLIGFRTRFLTETRGTGIASSIAEGYEPWAGNIEHRNTGSLVADRAGAVTPYAMINLQERGSFFVQPTSQVYEGQVVGENSRNEDMDVNITKEKKLTNMRSSTADSFENLVPPRTLTLEECIEFASDDECVEVTPEDVRIRKVVLDATERAKIAARKRRG, from the coding sequence ATGCCCCAGCGCGAAAACCTCCGCAACGTAGCCATCGTCGCCCACGTCGACCACGGCAAGACCACGCTCGTCGACGCCATGCTCTGGCAGGCCGGTGCCTTCAAGGCGCACGACGCGGAGAAGGCCGGCGAGCGCGTGATGGACTCCGGTGACCTGGAGCGCGAGAAGGGCATCACGATCCTGGCGAAGAACACGGCGATCCACTACACGGGGCCGTCGGCGCTGGAGCGGGGCCTGACCGAGGGCGTCACCATCAACGTGATCGACACCCCGGGCCACGCCGACTTCGGTGGCGAGGTGGAGCGCGGCCTGTCCATGGTGGACGGCGTGGTACTGCTGGTGGACGCCTCAGAGGGGCCGCTGCCGCAGACCCGATTCGTGCTGCGCAAGGCCCTGGCCGCCCGCCTGCCCGTCATCATCGTGGTGAACAAGGTGGACCGTCCCGACTCCCGCATCACCGAGGTGGTGGGTGAGGCCACCGACCTGCTGCTGGGCCTGGCCAGCGACCTGGCCGACGAGGTCGAGGTGGACCTGGACGCCCTGCTGGACGTGCCCGTCATCTACGCCTCCGCGAAGGCACAGCGGGCAGACACGGTGCAGCCAGCAGATGGCACCTTGCCGACCAACACTGACCTGGAGCCGTTGTTCGCCACCATCCTGGAGCGCATTCCTGGCCCCACCTATGAGGAGGGCGCGCCGTTGCAGGCGCATGTCACGAACCTGGATGCCTCCCCGTTCCTGGGCCGCCTGGCGCTGTTGCGCATCCACAACGGCACGCTGAAGAAGGGCCAGAACGTGGCCTGGTACCGCCAGGATGGCACCAGCCAGACCGTGCGCATCTCCGAGCTGCTGCGCACCGAGGCCCTGGAGCGGGTGCCCGCCCTGGAGGCCCACGCCGGTGACATCGTGGCCGTGGCCGGTATCGAGAACATCATGATCGGCGAGTCCCTGGTGGACGTGGAGGACCCGCGTCCGCTGCCGCTGATCACCGTGGACGACCCGGCCATCTCCATGACGATCGGCATCAACACCTCCCCGCTGGCCGGGCGCGTCAAGGGCGCCAAGGTCACCGCGCGCCAGGTTAAGGACCGCCTGGATCGCGAGCTGATCGGCAACGTCTCGCTGCGCGTGCTGCCCACGGACCGCCCCGACGCCTGGGAGGTGCAGGGCCGTGGCGAGCTGGCGCTGGCGATCCTGGTGGAGCAGATGCGCCGCGAGGGCTTCGAGCTCACGGTGGGCAAGCCGCAGGTGGTGACCAAGACCGTGGACGGCAAGGTCATGGAGCCGGTGGAGCGCATGACCATCGACGTGCCGGAGGAGCACCTGGGCGCGGTCACGCAGCTGATGGCCGCCCGCAAGGGCCGCATGGAAACCATGTCTAACCACGGCACCGGCTGGATCCGCATGGAGTTCCTGGTGCCGGCGCGCGGCCTGATCGGCTTCCGCACCCGCTTCTTGACGGAGACGCGCGGCACCGGCATCGCCTCTTCCATCGCGGAGGGATACGAGCCGTGGGCCGGCAACATCGAGCACCGCAACACCGGCTCGCTGGTGGCTGACCGCGCCGGGGCCGTGACGCCGTACGCGATGATCAACCTGCAGGAGCGCGGCTCGTTCTTTGTGCAGCCCACCTCCCAGGTCTACGAGGGCCAGGTTGTGGGCGAGAACTCCCGCAACGAGGACATGGACGTCAACATCACCAAGGAAAAGAAGCTGACGAACATGCGCTCCTCCACGGCCGATTCCTTTGAGAACCTGGTGCCGCCGCGCACGCTGACCCTGGAGGAGTGCATCGAGTTCGCCTCCGACGACGAGTGCGTGGAGGTCACCCCCGAGGACGTGCGCATTCGCAAGGTGGTGCTGGACGCCACCGAGCGCGCCAAGATTGCCGCCCGCAAGCGGCGCGGGTGA
- a CDS encoding VanW family protein, translating to MAEIGEVAAQQSGDASGEPARKHGRRWLIGGAVAGAALVAGYVGTAFAVSDELPNGMTVSGVPVGGMEPGEAAAAIEEALAARLQDPLTVTLGEKGAQIVPAQAGLRFDAAATLAPYTGLSFSPVVLWQHLFGGASVEVATGADAAALTTALEQVSDALTTAPTEGAVALVAGQVQVTDAAAGLKPNIAGAVETLSNDWMTGQHLPLPGDAVEPQVGQAAVDSAAAQAKVVLGAPVTVQIDGSALQLSAEQLGQVVSFEPVDGDLVAKVDGEAVQQLLASQLAAHNVAPKDAKVEIADGKPRVVPAVDGKQVTAQALAEAIEKAAVSNQNRNAPVSPEAKPAEFSTKDAEALGIKEVIADFSTPLTWETRRTANIARGSELVNGTIVRPGETFSLEQTLGEVDAHTGFVDAGVIINGIHTDSMGGGLSQLATNVFNAGFLAGFVDVEHRPHTEYLSRYPEGREATLWTGHLDVKWTNDTPYAALLEAGVTDDVAWIKVWSTKHWNVEHWTSERFSYRPPTKREVFTKPCEPQEEGGAGFSVTVTRVRSHGEVKESQDWTTHYQAVDEIVCK from the coding sequence GTGGCGGAGATTGGCGAGGTAGCGGCGCAGCAGAGCGGCGACGCTAGCGGTGAGCCCGCGCGCAAGCACGGCCGACGCTGGCTGATCGGTGGGGCCGTGGCGGGCGCCGCGCTGGTGGCCGGCTACGTGGGGACCGCGTTCGCGGTCTCCGACGAGCTGCCCAACGGCATGACGGTGAGCGGTGTGCCGGTGGGTGGAATGGAGCCGGGGGAGGCGGCCGCCGCTATCGAGGAGGCCCTGGCCGCGCGGCTGCAGGACCCGCTCACTGTGACGCTGGGGGAGAAGGGGGCGCAGATCGTGCCCGCGCAGGCGGGGTTGCGTTTCGACGCCGCCGCGACCCTGGCCCCCTACACCGGCCTGTCCTTCTCCCCGGTGGTGTTGTGGCAGCACCTCTTTGGTGGCGCGTCCGTTGAGGTGGCCACCGGTGCTGACGCGGCCGCCCTCACGACCGCCCTGGAGCAGGTGTCCGACGCTCTGACCACCGCCCCCACCGAGGGCGCGGTTGCGTTGGTGGCGGGACAGGTGCAGGTCACCGACGCAGCCGCCGGGTTGAAGCCGAACATCGCGGGGGCCGTCGAGACGCTCAGTAACGACTGGATGACCGGCCAGCACCTGCCCCTGCCGGGGGACGCAGTGGAGCCGCAGGTGGGCCAGGCGGCGGTGGACAGCGCCGCCGCGCAGGCAAAGGTGGTGCTGGGCGCGCCGGTGACGGTGCAGATCGACGGCTCCGCACTGCAGCTCTCCGCCGAGCAGCTGGGGCAGGTGGTCTCCTTCGAGCCCGTGGACGGGGATTTGGTGGCCAAGGTGGACGGCGAGGCGGTCCAGCAGCTGTTGGCCTCCCAGCTTGCTGCCCACAACGTGGCCCCGAAGGACGCCAAGGTGGAGATCGCGGACGGCAAGCCGCGCGTGGTGCCCGCCGTGGACGGCAAGCAGGTCACGGCGCAGGCCCTGGCCGAGGCCATCGAGAAGGCCGCCGTGTCTAACCAGAACCGCAACGCCCCGGTCAGCCCGGAGGCCAAGCCGGCCGAGTTCAGCACGAAGGACGCCGAGGCCCTGGGCATCAAGGAGGTGATCGCGGACTTCTCCACCCCGCTCACCTGGGAGACGCGCCGCACCGCCAACATCGCCCGCGGCTCCGAGCTGGTCAACGGCACGATCGTGCGCCCGGGGGAGACCTTCTCCCTGGAGCAGACCCTCGGCGAGGTGGACGCGCACACCGGTTTCGTGGACGCCGGGGTGATCATCAACGGCATCCACACCGACTCCATGGGGGGTGGACTCTCGCAGCTTGCCACCAACGTTTTCAATGCGGGCTTCCTGGCCGGCTTCGTGGACGTGGAGCACCGCCCCCACACCGAGTACCTCTCCCGCTACCCGGAGGGGCGGGAGGCCACGCTGTGGACCGGCCACCTGGACGTGAAGTGGACTAACGACACCCCCTACGCCGCCCTGCTGGAGGCGGGGGTGACGGACGACGTCGCCTGGATCAAGGTTTGGTCCACCAAGCACTGGAACGTGGAGCACTGGACCTCAGAGCGCTTTAGCTATCGTCCGCCCACCAAGCGCGAGGTCTTCACCAAGCCGTGCGAGCCGCAGGAGGAGGGCGGGGCCGGATTCTCCGTCACCGTCACGCGCGTGCGCAGCCACGGCGAGGTCAAGGAGAGCCAGGACTGGACCACCCACTACCAGGCGGTGGACGAGATCGTCTGCAAGTAG
- the fdxA gene encoding ferredoxin — protein MTYVIAQPCVDVKDRACVDECPVDCIYEGERSLYIHPDECVDCGACEPVCPTLAIFYEDDLPEEWSDYYRANADFFSEIGSPGGAASMGKIAHDDAMIAALPPQNLEYRAEHGLD, from the coding sequence ATGACCTACGTCATCGCCCAGCCGTGTGTGGACGTCAAGGACCGCGCCTGCGTTGACGAGTGTCCGGTGGACTGCATCTACGAGGGCGAACGCTCGCTCTACATTCACCCGGACGAGTGCGTGGACTGCGGCGCCTGCGAGCCCGTCTGCCCCACGCTGGCCATCTTCTACGAGGACGACCTGCCCGAGGAGTGGAGCGACTACTACCGGGCCAACGCCGACTTCTTCAGCGAGATCGGCTCGCCGGGAGGCGCCGCCTCGATGGGCAAGATCGCGCACGACGACGCCATGATCGCCGCCCTGCCGCCGCAGAACCTCGAGTACCGCGCAGAGCACGGGCTCGACTGA
- the dapC gene encoding succinyldiaminopimelate transaminase: MARLPRALPLPEFPWNTLEGARLRAQAHPGGIVDLSVGTPVDDSPAVATQALAAAANSPGYPLTVGTAAVRQAICDWFARRRSVPGLKPSQVIPTIGSKEAVALLPLLLGAAAGDTVLLPAMAYPTYDVGARLVGATPIPVGDDPQQWPDADLVWLNSPGNPHGHVLSVEQLRRIVAWARRRGAMVVSDECYAELAWEVDDVPSLLDPRVTDGDLTGLLALYSLSKQSNLAGYRAALLAGDEAAVAAVVETRKHLGLLVPGPVQAALVAALGDDGHVDAQREVYRRRRDALVPAAKAAGMELDPDSRAGLYLWGRVPGLSGRELVDRLAELGILAAPGDFYGEQAAPYVRIALTASDERIDAAVERLAGASLA, encoded by the coding sequence ATGGCCCGCCTGCCCCGAGCGCTACCGCTGCCCGAGTTCCCGTGGAACACCCTGGAGGGCGCCAGGCTGCGTGCCCAGGCCCACCCCGGTGGGATCGTTGACCTCTCCGTGGGCACCCCCGTGGACGACAGCCCCGCAGTGGCCACGCAGGCCCTGGCCGCCGCAGCGAACTCGCCCGGCTACCCGCTCACCGTGGGCACCGCTGCGGTGAGGCAGGCGATCTGCGACTGGTTTGCGCGCAGGCGGAGCGTGCCCGGGCTCAAGCCCAGCCAGGTCATCCCCACCATCGGCTCCAAGGAGGCCGTGGCGCTCCTGCCGCTCCTGCTGGGCGCGGCGGCCGGCGACACGGTGCTGCTGCCCGCCATGGCCTACCCCACCTACGACGTGGGCGCGCGCCTGGTGGGCGCCACCCCCATTCCCGTGGGCGACGACCCGCAGCAGTGGCCCGACGCCGACCTGGTCTGGCTCAACAGCCCCGGCAACCCCCACGGGCACGTGCTGAGCGTGGAGCAGCTGCGCCGCATCGTGGCGTGGGCGCGCCGGCGCGGCGCCATGGTGGTCAGCGACGAGTGCTACGCCGAGCTGGCCTGGGAGGTGGACGACGTTCCCTCCCTGCTGGACCCCCGGGTGACCGACGGCGACCTGACCGGCCTCCTGGCCCTCTACTCCCTGTCCAAGCAGTCCAACCTGGCCGGCTACCGCGCCGCCCTGCTGGCCGGCGACGAGGCCGCCGTGGCCGCGGTGGTCGAGACCCGCAAGCACCTGGGCCTGCTGGTGCCCGGCCCCGTCCAGGCCGCCCTCGTGGCCGCCCTGGGGGACGACGGCCACGTGGACGCCCAGCGCGAGGTCTACCGCCGCCGCCGCGACGCCCTAGTGCCCGCCGCCAAGGCCGCCGGGATGGAACTGGACCCGGACAGCCGGGCCGGCCTCTACCTGTGGGGCCGCGTGCCCGGCCTGAGCGGGCGCGAGCTGGTGGACCGCCTAGCCGAGCTGGGCATCCTGGCCGCCCCCGGCGACTTCTACGGGGAACAGGCCGCCCCCTACGTGCGCATCGCCCTGACCGCCAGCGACGAACGCATCGACGCCGCCGTCGAACGCCTAGCCGGGGCCAGCCTGGCCTGA
- a CDS encoding citrate synthase — protein sequence MSEIEERTQDARPDGQLTVGEKVLHLPRVAATEGSDGLQIAPLLKETGLITLDPGFMNTAPAASSITYIDGDAGILRYRGYPIEQLAKQSSFLEVAYLLIFGELPDAATLEAVIRRIKRHRLLHEDFKAFFTAFPANGHPMAILQAGIAGLATYYQQTLDPKDPQQVELATVLLLAKVPTMISYIAKRAAGLPLLYPDNQRSYVEDFIRMTFGLPYQSYDIDPALVKALDMLLILHADHEQNCSTSTVRLVGSSNANMYASVAAGVGALSGPLHGGANEAVLRMLRQINESDMTVADFMRKVKNKEDGVRLMGFGHRVYKNYDPRAAIVKETAHDVLSRLGARDNLLDIAMELEEIALSDDYFIERKLYPNVDFYTGLIYKAMGFPTKMFTPLFALGRLPGWIAQYRELINDPTTRIGRPRQVYTGYAERDYVPLRERVAKD from the coding sequence ATGTCTGAAATCGAAGAGCGCACCCAAGACGCCCGCCCCGACGGACAGCTCACCGTGGGGGAAAAGGTGCTCCACCTGCCCCGCGTCGCCGCCACCGAAGGCAGCGACGGCCTGCAGATCGCGCCGCTGCTGAAGGAAACCGGCCTGATCACGCTGGACCCGGGCTTCATGAACACCGCCCCGGCAGCGTCGTCCATCACCTACATCGACGGCGACGCCGGCATCCTGCGCTACCGCGGCTACCCGATTGAGCAGCTGGCCAAGCAGTCCTCCTTCCTGGAGGTGGCCTACCTGCTCATCTTCGGCGAGCTGCCCGACGCCGCCACCCTGGAGGCCGTGATCCGCCGCATCAAGCGCCACCGCCTGCTGCACGAGGACTTCAAGGCCTTCTTCACCGCCTTCCCCGCCAACGGTCACCCGATGGCCATCCTGCAGGCCGGAATCGCCGGCCTGGCCACCTACTACCAGCAAACCCTTGACCCCAAGGACCCGCAGCAGGTGGAGCTCGCCACCGTGCTCCTGCTGGCCAAGGTGCCCACCATGATCAGCTACATCGCCAAGCGCGCCGCCGGCCTGCCGCTGCTCTACCCGGACAACCAGCGCTCCTACGTCGAGGACTTCATCCGCATGACCTTCGGCCTGCCCTACCAGAGCTACGACATCGACCCGGCCCTGGTGAAGGCGCTGGACATGCTGCTGATCCTGCACGCAGACCACGAGCAGAACTGCTCCACCTCCACCGTTCGCCTGGTGGGCTCCTCCAACGCCAACATGTACGCCTCCGTGGCCGCCGGCGTGGGCGCCCTGTCCGGCCCGCTCCACGGCGGCGCCAACGAGGCCGTGCTGCGCATGCTGCGCCAGATCAACGAGTCCGACATGACCGTGGCCGACTTCATGCGCAAGGTGAAGAACAAGGAAGACGGCGTGCGCCTGATGGGCTTTGGGCACCGCGTCTACAAGAACTACGACCCGCGCGCCGCCATCGTCAAGGAGACCGCCCACGACGTGCTTTCGCGTCTGGGCGCCCGCGACAACCTGCTGGACATCGCGATGGAGCTCGAGGAGATCGCGCTCAGCGACGACTACTTCATCGAGCGTAAGCTCTACCCGAACGTGGACTTCTACACCGGCCTGATCTACAAGGCCATGGGCTTCCCGACCAAGATGTTCACCCCGCTGTTCGCGCTGGGACGCCTGCCCGGCTGGATCGCCCAGTACCGCGAGCTCATCAACGACCCGACCACCCGCATCGGCCGCCCGCGGCAGGTCTACACCGGCTACGCCGAGCGCGACTACGTTCCGCTGCGCGAGCGCGTCGCCAAGGACTGA
- the dapD gene encoding 2,3,4,5-tetrahydropyridine-2,6-dicarboxylate N-succinyltransferase: MTSRLAWGYGLATISQSGQTLDVWYPAPQLGPLPQESGSELRQQLTSMEAKDEARGVYTSVVRTQVDLDDAPQSTADAYLRLHLLSHRLVQPNTVNLDGIFSRMANVVWTSAGPCPVEGFEETRLRLRRKFGAVEVRGIDKFPRMVDYVVPAGVRIGDGDRVRLGAYLSEGTTVMHAGFVNYNAGTLGVSMVEGRISQGVVIGDGSDIGGGASTMGVQSGGSGRKVSVGERCLLGANSGLGIALGDDCVVEAGLYLTAGTKVSFLPTGGVVPGQHGLFRDPKIVSARDLSGASNVLYRRNSVTGAVEALARGGKAIEFAPDSPLA, encoded by the coding sequence ATGACTTCTCGACTCGCATGGGGATACGGACTGGCAACGATCTCGCAGTCCGGGCAGACGCTCGATGTTTGGTATCCGGCCCCGCAGCTGGGGCCACTGCCGCAGGAATCTGGCAGCGAGCTGCGTCAGCAGCTGACCTCGATGGAGGCCAAGGACGAGGCCCGTGGGGTTTACACCTCCGTGGTGCGCACTCAGGTGGACCTGGACGACGCCCCGCAGTCCACGGCGGACGCCTACCTGCGCCTGCATCTACTGTCGCACCGCCTAGTGCAGCCCAACACGGTGAATCTGGACGGCATCTTCTCCCGGATGGCCAACGTGGTGTGGACCTCTGCGGGCCCGTGCCCGGTGGAGGGATTCGAGGAGACCCGCCTGCGCCTGCGCCGCAAGTTCGGTGCCGTGGAGGTGCGGGGCATCGACAAGTTCCCGCGCATGGTGGACTACGTGGTGCCCGCCGGCGTCCGCATCGGTGACGGCGACCGCGTGCGCCTGGGCGCCTACCTCTCCGAGGGAACCACCGTCATGCACGCTGGCTTCGTCAACTACAACGCCGGCACGCTGGGAGTCTCCATGGTGGAGGGCCGCATTTCCCAGGGCGTGGTGATCGGCGACGGCTCGGACATTGGTGGCGGCGCCTCCACGATGGGCGTGCAGTCCGGCGGTAGTGGGCGCAAGGTGAGCGTGGGCGAGCGCTGCCTGCTGGGCGCCAACTCCGGTCTGGGCATCGCGCTGGGCGACGACTGCGTGGTGGAGGCCGGTCTCTACCTCACCGCGGGCACCAAGGTGTCCTTCCTGCCCACCGGTGGCGTGGTACCCGGCCAGCACGGCCTGTTCCGCGACCCCAAGATCGTCTCCGCCCGGGACCTGTCCGGCGCGTCGAACGTGCTCTACCGCCGCAACTCGGTCACCGGTGCCGTGGAGGCGCTGGCCCGCGGCGGCAAGGCCATCGAGTTCGCTCCGGACTCGCCGCTCGCCTGA